The Anaerolineales bacterium DNA window TACTGGTGCCGACGATGTCAACAAATTCACCAGTTGAGAAAACCTGGTCCACAATGATTTGATTACCTTCAGAAACTTCGGGATTTTTTACACGAAATTCGCGTAAAAAGCGTAAAGGGGGGAGGGAGTTGCGTTTGAGGTGTCCCAACTCGCCACCGGTCAGGGTCTTTGGCCTCACTTCATCAAAACCCAGCTGTACTGCTGAGTAGCCATCTTTATCGGGGAGGCGAACCTGTGTAACGTAGCACGGCCCAGCTTCGATGAGAGTGACCGGTAACGCCCGGCCTTCTACGAAAATCTGGGTCATGCCAATTTTCTTTCCAATTAGCCCTTTTAACATCTCGGTTTTCTCCTAACTTACATAATTATTCGGGACTGTCAGCCTGGGCATGGCTGCATCATCCCTGACCGCAGTGCAGTCAACCGGTCCACCGTGGAGCATCGGGTATGTGCGCTCGCGTGTAGAACCGCTCTTACACTGCCACCATCGTGCAGCGGGCGTGTTGGAGAACTTATTTGTGCTCACCAACTTGCACCCGCCGTTGAAGGCGGTAATCCTAAATTTTTATTTCAATGTCCACACCCGCCGGAAGGTTCAATCGCATGAGCATATCAATGGTCTTGGAATCTGGATCCAGGACATCGATCAATCGGTTATGTGTGCGGATTTCAAAATGCTCGTGTGAATCTTTATCGATGAATGTCGAGCGCCGAATTGTAAACCTTTCTTTCTTAGTTGGCAAGGGTACAGGACCAACTACTCTGGCACCCGTGCGCTCAGCGGTCTCAACGATGCGTTTCGCAGATTGATCCAGCACGCGGTGATCATAAGCCTTTAGACGAATACGGATTTTTTGTTTTGCCATGTTTTTTATTCCAATAATTCTAAGTTATGCGATGATCTTGGTGATCACACCTGCGCCGACGGTCAGGCCGCCTTCACGGATGGCGAACTTGGAGCCTTGCTCCAACGCCACCGGCACGATCAGCTCCACTTCCAGGTTCACATTGTCGCCCGGCATCACCATCTC harbors:
- a CDS encoding 50S ribosomal protein L3 — its product is MLKGLIGKKIGMTQIFVEGRALPVTLIEAGPCYVTQVRLPDKDGYSAVQLGFDEVRPKTLTGGELGHLKRNSLPPLRFLREFRVKNPEVSEGNQIIVDQVFSTGEFVDIVGTSKGRGFQGGVKRYHFKGHHKTHGTSDRERAPGSRGSTTTPGRVYKGARGPGHMGNRRITTQNLKVVLVDKERNLIGVNGAVPGARGSIVEIKETRKQ
- a CDS encoding 30S ribosomal protein S10: MAKQKIRIRLKAYDHRVLDQSAKRIVETAERTGARVVGPVPLPTKKERFTIRRSTFIDKDSHEHFEIRTHNRLIDVLDPDSKTIDMLMRLNLPAGVDIEIKI
- the tuf gene encoding elongation factor Tu (EF-Tu; promotes GTP-dependent binding of aminoacyl-tRNA to the A-site of ribosomes during protein biosynthesis; when the tRNA anticodon matches the mRNA codon, GTP hydrolysis results; the inactive EF-Tu-GDP leaves the ribosome and release of GDP is promoted by elongation factor Ts; many prokaryotes have two copies of the gene encoding EF-Tu) gives rise to the protein EMVMPGDNVNLEVELIVPVALEQGSKFAIREGGLTVGAGVITKIIA